TACTTGTAAAGTCATTATTGTTGAGATACAGATGTTCTAGATTCCTTGAAACGTAGAAGGTTTTAGTGAGTAGGTTGTGACCTAGTTTCAGTTCCATCAGTtttgagaggttgaacaaaccaTATGGAACTTGTTTGAGTTTATTATGTGTCATTCTCAATGAGATGAGATGTGGTGTTTTTCTGAAGTAATTTGCTGGGATAGATGATATGTAGTTGTTTTCAACTGAAAGTTGTAGTAGAGAAGCTGGAAGGTCTCCGGGCATAGATTTGAGTTTATTACTGCACAGGTTTAACTGTAAGAGACTCTTCATTTTTCCAAGATGATTTCCCTTAACTGCACCATCAGGGAGTCTGTTATAGCCAAGATCCAAAATTGTGACATTTATCAGTGAGCGGAAAGTATCCGCAGGTAGTTTAGTAATTAGATTGGAACTGAAATCAATTCTTTCAAGATTATTGGGTAGTGGAGCTGGTACGTCTTTTATTTTGTTGTGTGCCAGATTAAGAATAATCAGATGTTTGAGTTTACCAAAGACACCTTTGGCTATCTTggaagacatcaatttattacgaCTCAAATTAATTTCTTGAAGCAATGTTGCGTTAACAAAGGTATTTTCTGGCACACTTTCTATTTCATTGAACTGAAGGAAAAGATATCTCACATGCGCTGGAATATTGGGAATATTTTTGAGTTTTCGATTATCACAGTACATAGCCAATGGAAATGATGGTATGCACCGACATTCACGGGCACACTCTCTGGGAAATGATCTGTAAAGCTCAAGATCTATGGGCGTACGGATGCGTCGATGATGTTGCGGAGTAGATGGATCATCATTGGTTTCTTTACAAAGAATATTTACACCAAAGAGAAGTATTAAAATTGGCAGCCTTGTGACGAAGGCCATTCTTATGTTGACGATGTTGTTTCTATTGAAATTAAAATGAAGACAAGAGAATGGAGAATGAATTATAAAAGAACAATCAATTAATATGACAACATAATCAGTGGCAATGCGACAATCCTCCATTACAGAAACAGATAACATTAATTCTTAAATGAAATGTCCTCCTGTAACCAGATGGAGCAGTTCAGGAATTACCAAAATAACGAAGGTCAACCTTCCTTTTAGATGCTTTCTGATCACTGAAACATATATTTCTCATTCTGCCTGATTATATAGTATTCAGGCATTATTGATGTATTTTCACTGGAACAAGATGTAAAATTGATGCTTGTGTACAAAGCACTATACCTTCAATACTGAAGGGCATACATGACATTTCTTACTGCTAAAACTCCCAAGTTCGTCACCATATTGATGTTTTAAGTCATTAATTTTATTCTAGGAGCATTGACAGCTCAGATTCATTCTGTCTTATCTAACAAGCTGTTCTTATAATTTCATATTTACTCAATTCAGGACCCTGTCTAATACTCCTTTACCCTATTTTATCAATATACACTAGAAATTGATGGAGAATCAGGATGTACCAATCAAGCACATTCATTTGCATGATAAGCAGTTTTTAGAAAGGAAATAACTAAATTACAGTT
The sequence above is a segment of the Amblyraja radiata isolate CabotCenter1 chromosome 18, sAmbRad1.1.pri, whole genome shotgun sequence genome. Coding sequences within it:
- the omd gene encoding osteomodulin; translation: MAFVTRLPILILLFGVNILCKETNDDPSTPQHHRRIRTPIDLELYRSFPRECARECRCIPSFPLAMYCDNRKLKNIPNIPAHVRYLFLQFNEIESVPENTFVNATLLQEINLSRNKLMSSKIAKGVFGKLKHLIILNLAHNKIKDVPAPLPNNLERIDFSSNLITKLPADTFRSLINVTILDLGYNRLPDGAVKGNHLGKMKSLLQLNLCSNKLKSMPGDLPASLLQLSVENNYISSIPANYFRKTPHLISLRMTHNKLKQVPYGLFNLSKLMELKLGHNLLTKTFYVSRNLEHLYLNNNDFTTLNVTLMCPTTDITNPNHLTYIRLEKNKLRGPLNTYIYACFPRLRNLVFGEQYTARVVETQEVPRLVGMPILQPNGESNR